The DNA sequence TCATTTTCATGAATTTATTACTCTTTCTCTTTAACCTTCTCCCCATCCCATTCTTTGATGGCGGCCAAATGCTGTCACTCTATACTGATCCATTACTATATAAAATCGGTATCTCAGCCAAACAACTCAATTTAATCAAAACAAGCATCAACCAACTCGTCGGCATTCTACTCATCACTATCGCCTGTTTACCACTCATCAATGAAATTTATCGCTACCTCACTCAAAACCACCTATCCACAAAAGTCATGATTAAGTGGGCACTTATCATTATCGGAACAATTTTGATTAAACGACTTCTCACTTCAATTATTCAGCATTTTAAACTTAATAAATAAAGGTCTGAGCCACTAATTAGCATCAGACCTTTTACTTTAACTCATCTTTTTAATCACTTTTGAAAGTGGTGGATATAAAAATAACGTCGCTAAAAATGTGCTTAATCCATTTCCAAGTGACACTTGAAAACCAAGTAACAAACGAATCCAAAGTGCTTTCGATGTCATTCCACTCATCATCATAAACGGTAAATCGATTAACGTCCCACATAAAAAGGCTAAAACAAACCCTAAAACGGCTAAAAAATATTCCGATTTCAATCGTTTCCCAAACAGGTGATAAATCAAAGTATAGCTCGGAAAAACGAGAGCATACATGAGCGTCCATAATTGAATCCCATATACCAGTAACAATAATAAACAAAATAATAATACAGTCAAAAAAGCATGTTTCTTCGGAAGCGTCACACTGTACAATAGCACAGTGAAATTAAAGAGTTCGACATACATGACCATTGAACCACAGCTATAAATGATAAATAAGAGTGTCGCCAATAGCGACACTCTTGTCATTTCTTTCACACTCATTCTTACCAACCCATGTTACTTGTATAACTGAATGTTACCATATCTCCATCGTGAATCATTAAGCTATCAACACCTGGTGCTTGTCCAATTGGCATCTCTAATCCTTGAGAAGGTGATTCATAACTATACATCCACCAAGGACCTGTTGCTCCATTTTCCTTTGCACTTAACCCTAAAAATCCAGTAATATATAGACCGTATTCAGACTCTTCAGCTTCTAGCTGTAACTCGTCTTTATACTGTACTAAAACTTCTCCTAAAGACTCAGCATCCGTTTTTAATACTTTATTATCTAATAACGTTTCTTTGCTCTCATCATTTAAGATCGTAATCGTAATTGACTTCTCTCCCTCTTGTTTACTCATCGGTGAAATAGTAAATCCAATCACGACAACAGCTACAATCGCTACCAATGCGATTAATGCCTTTTTCACATTCAATTTCATGAAAAATCCTCCTTAATACGATTTTGAGATAAACTCAACTTCATCAACTTCAAATACAGCATTCACTTCAACAGAGAAAGCAAATAATAAATTAGCAATCAAATTAGCAAAATCAATGACCAACTGCGGAACATCTAGCCCGTCTTGCTCTAATAAATATAAATTACGAACAACTTGCTTCGCTTGACATCTTGCAATATGATACCAAGAAGAAACTTCATGCCCTGTCGGATAAACAAAACGATTCAGACGTTCCTTATTTTTTTCCTTTAACGTATGAAGCATGTCTAACCCTTTGTTCAAATCCTCCTCACTGACGGCTAAGCGACCTCGAATCGATCCATTTAAATGTAAGACCATCTCCATTAACCACCATGTCTCTTCCTTAAGTGGGGTGGATAAAGAACAAATCATCCCAAGTGTTGATGATAATGTATCCGTTAATACTTCATGGTCCACTAAACGACCTTTTTCGTTTAAAAAAGGATACGCAATTAAATCCCAATTTTGACTCATGATTTTACCTCTCCCTACGTTTTATGCATGGCCTTCAATATTATTCCACGTCACTCTGTTAGTTGCTATCCTATTATAGCGAAACCATTAAAAACTAACAACTATGAAAGATAAAAGAAAAGAAATTTTTAAAATCTCGTATTCTTATTAATAAAATAAACCATAATAAAAACGGTACACTTTCATATCTTCTAATCATGTGATAAGAGACGTCGGTGTCTTAGCATCACAATAGATTCTTCCTTGAATAAAGCAGTATAAAAAAACACTGAAAACATTCAGTGTTTTTTTATTTGATAAAATATTGCTTTAAACGAACATCATACATCATATGAACAAGGGTCTCCTGATCCAGGTAGGTATAGTTTACACTCTTAAATTGATAATCATCCCAATTAGTACTCGGTAAACTAGATATTGTTAAAAGTGAACTTTGATGCTGACTTTCAATCTCTAATGGACTATATAATGTATAAGTTTCTCCGTCTTCATCTTCAAATGTATACATCACACTTTGGAGATTATAATCTGAATTATTTCTTAAATACGTCTGTAACACGACCTCGTCATCCTCTTTTTTCAGTAACGTAGCCTCCACAAACTCAATCTCTTCTACTTTAACTAATGGATCAATCATTTCTTGTTTAGTTAATTGATTGTAAGTATAAAAATCCCGTCCAACATCGTAGGTCACAACGGTCTCTTGGTAATTATCATCAACCATTTTAATCGTAAAGCGCGTCATTTTAAGATCATCTATCTGTAAACTACTTGGTCCAACACAACGAATCCAGCCACTTATATCATTTGGCTGTAATGTATCTTGCGTCACAATGGTCGTATGACGACCATTTTCTAACTCTACCTCAATCGTTAATCCTTTAATCGTATGCTTAGAATTATTTTTTATTCTTGTTTGATAGATAGCTAAATCACTACCTTCTTCTTGTTCAACAGATGCATCAATAAACTCAATTTCTCCAACACCAACGTAATGTCGGTCCACTTTTCCATCTGGTACCTCCATCTGACAACCACAGAGGCCTAACATGGCTACAAGTAATAACAATAATCTAAATTTTTTCTGTTTCATCTATCTTCATCCCTTTTGACTTTTCTACTATTAAAATGAACTCAAATAGATAAAGTTATACCCCCTGCCCTAATAAAAAAAGCAAGAGCGATTCGCTCTTGCTACCTTATAATAATTTTCTTCCTAAACCACTGTTATATAATCGATACCACTGTTCTCGTGTTAATGTCACCTTCATCGCTTCACAAATCGCCTGTAAGCGAGCAGGCGTCTTCGTTCCAACAATCGGCTGAATTTGTGCAGGATGACGCAATAGCCAAGCGACCATAATCGCTTCACGACTCACTCCATATTCATTAGCATACAACTGAATGAGTTTAATCATCTCTTCATGTTCTGATGACACTTCCTCTTTTGTTAAAGAACCACCTGCTAGCGGTGACCAGGCTTGCAACGTGATTTGATGATGACGACAATATTCCAGTGTCCCTTGACTTCGATAATCTAACGGATTCACTAGTGAATTGACATTCAATCCTTCATCAATTAGATTAGATTGTAATAACGACAGTTCCATCTGATTGGCAACTAATGGTTCATCTAAATAAGACTGTAAGAAGTCAATTTGTGCGCCATTATGGTTACTAACTCCAAAATAACGAACCTTCCCACTTTCTTTAAGTTTAGAGAAGGCTTTAGCTACCTCCTCAGGCTCCATTAAGGTATCTGGTCGATGTAATAATAAACTATCTAAATAATCAACCTTTAAACGACTTAAGATACCATCAACTGAATGCATAATATGTTCATAACTAAAGTCATAATGCGGAGCCGATCCTTCATATAAATCATTCATTAAACGAATCCCACATTTAGATTGGATAAAAATTGATTCACGGTCTACTAATTTGGCATCCCAAATCGAAGAAAATACTGTTTCGGCTTTTCCACCCTTATAAATATCAGCATGATCAAAGAAATTAATCCCTTGTTCTAATGCCGCCTCAACTGCTTTTATAGCTGCCACTTCATCTGATTTTGTTAGCGGTATCTTAGCATCCCATTCTCCACCTAATCCCATACATCCTAAAGCAATTTGTGAGACCATTAAATCACTTTTTCCTAATTGTGTTTTCTTCATAATAAACCCCTTTCCTCATCAACTTAACATCCATTATATCCTATATTAAATCACTATTAAACAAAAATGACAGACGTTTTCACATCTGTCACTTTTATTGCTCTGATTTCCTCAATTATACCTTTAATAAATCATCAAATGATTGCTTTTGTTCTGATAAAATATAGGCATCAATATCTTTTTTGATAAATCGCCATTCACGGCCGACTTTATGGCCTTTTAAACGGCCATCTTTAATCATATTATAAATGGTTTGATGACTAACTCTTAATAACGAAGCCACTTCCGAAAGCGTTAAAATTTCACGCTCGTCTTCTTTTGTCACTAATGATTGTGTCCGTTTTTTCGCTCCAGATTCACTAAGCGTTTCACTTAACTTTTGAAGAACGAGTACATCAGTCGACTCCAGCGTTGTATCACCACAGCAAGGACAAACATAAACAGTAATTCCCTCAATATGTAACTTTAAGTTTCCAAATCCAGACTGTATTGATGTCGTCTTGACCTCTAACTCATGTAAACATTTCTGACAAACTTTTTTCATAGGCTCACTCCCCTTCTCCATTCACTCTCCATTCTTAGTTGACTTCTTGATTCACTCACATAAATGTAATCTAATAACCGGACGACTTACTCTTCCTTGAATTAAGATAAAAACTCCTATTGATTAGTACTAATTACAAAACATTATAAACTAATTTTTTCCATTTTTAAAGAGTTGTGTCCTGAAAAAATATAAAATTAACACGAAAAATAAGTTGACAGTTCACTTTTTTTTATTCAAAAAAAGGTTAAAATCCAGAATAGATTTTAACCTTTTAACTATTTCCAACGTTTTAATGTTTTTAATTGTAAACAAAGTACCTGTTTTGTTAACCACTTTTGAAATTTATTCCCTGGCGATTGATTCACTATTTTTGAAATTTGTTGTTTCATTTCATCAATTGTTAAATTGGGAAGAATAAATTTCCCATTACGATAACATAAATAACAATATTCTTGAGAGAAGGTTCCATTATTTTCGTTCCCTAAAATACGTTCATTTAATGGTAAACCACAACTTTGACAAACTTTCTCCATTTTAATTCACTTCCTTCTTGATGAAATTACTACTAGGATTGTTCGCCATGATGTTCATAATGTTCGTGATTTTCATGATACTCCGGTTGTTGCTCAACTTGATGTTGTTGAAATTGATGTAATTTGGAATCTGATTTATAAGGAACGCGGCCTGAGGGAATCAATTGTGAAGCAGGACCTACATGATAATCTTGGTCATCAAAGAAAATATGTGCATTAAAGGCTTTTAAAACTTTATCCTTGGCAACGCCCCCTAAGAAGAACATCTCATCTATTTTACATCCCCATTTGCGTAACGTTAAAATAACACGTTTATGAGCCGGTGAATTTCTCGCCGTCACAATCGCAATTTTTAGTAGTGAATCATCTTTTTCTTTAATTTTAGAAAGTGTCTTCAATAATTTCGCAAATGGACCTTCATTCATTGCATTTTCAGCATTTGCATTTTCGTTTTCATAGAAAGCTTCTAATCCTTCTTGTTTATAAATTAATTCAGATTCATCAGAGAACACAACCGCATCTGCATCAAAAGCAATACGGATTTCTTTTTGGTTTGGATGATAATCACGAGGTGCATCATAAACTAGAGCAGCTGCAACCCCTTGATCAATCGCATCTTGAACTTCTTTTTCATTACGAGATAGAAATAGATCAATATTAAATGCCTCTAAATAAGGGTGTTTAGCCTCCCCACCCGTAAAGGCTGCTCGGACAATATCTAATCCATATTCTGAGATACTATTAAAAACACGCAATCCTGTCTCTGGACTATTACTTGATAAAATAATCACCTCAACAATTGGCTCTTCAAACTTCTCATTTAAGCTTAGTAAAGCTTCAATTAACGGAAAAGCTGTCCCCTTTGGTAAGACAGTATTCTCATGCTCAATTTGATAATGTGTATATGCTTCAATTCCATTGTTCTCAAAAATTTGATTTTCATGTTCAAGATCAAATAAAGCACGACTTGAAATTGCCACCACTAACTTATCGCTTAAATCATATGCCACCTTTACTCACCTCTTACACTCATATTTAACATTATATGTGGATAACTTTATACACTCATTATATATATTTTTTCCCATTTTATCAATATAAGTCAACTGATGTCTAATATAAAAAAGCTGTTGTTTACTCTAAAATCCCCTTCTAAAACAATATAATTAATGTTAAACACCTTTCTTTGAAATTAATCAACAATGAACGTTAATCGTATTAAATAGACAAAGCAACCAAAAATTAACCTTAAATACTAAAAAAACTATCTCTAAAAGCTCCCATATAAATTCATAAATTAAGTTACTTGATAACGCCATCAATATTAAATAATGTTCATCAAGTGACTCATGATAATGTCCCGCCTCATCTATGCTTTCTAATCGTCTGTTCCAAAAATGATATGCCACCTTCTAAAGCATACTTGCTTCAAAAATCAATATTTAAAATACATTCAGAGTTTGGGAGAGGTGATAGTGGTTCCCGCTGCTCTCCTTCAAAATAAATATGAACGTTATATAACTCCATTAAATCAGCGCCCTTTCCGGAGGCAATAAAACAAACTGCATTAATCTTACATTGAGCGTCTTTAAACAACTCCTTTATCCAACGATCGACACTATATGAACGAGTCGTCATCAGTTCAATCGATAAAGATTGTTTATCTTGTTGTTGAATATAACCTAATAGTGGAATCCACTTGCCAAGACCACTATAAGTGACCTGATCTAAAAACAAACGATGATCAAAGGCAATACTTAAGGTTGAAATCGGAATTTTATTCGAGATTACACCTGCTAAAATTCCCACTGCTTGCGCTTTTGCAACCATGAACTCATCAGCAGAGAAATACACTTCCACTTCTAATGCCTGTAAATAAGAAATTAATGACTCCCCTCCTGTAAAAATAACTTGATCAATATTTAATTGGTGAACAGATAAGCTTTCAAAAACCATTGGGGAAATAGATGGATTATCGGCTGAAAAAATGAAGATTTCAATAATTTGATGATTGAATTTCATTAATTGTTGTAAAAAAGAAAATAAAACTCCCTTTACATAAGTTCCCTCACACACTTCATTCATCTGAAATACAGCACGTAAATCTACTCCAATCTTCAACATCTCCATCTAATTCGCTCCCCTAACATATGTATGACAGTATATGAAGATTCCTCTATCATTTAGAACTTCCCTTAAAGAAAAAAGGCTTCTCTATAGAAGCCCTCTTTTTAATGTTGTTCAAATGTTTCGCAGCTAGCTGTCACATGATTAATTTGAACGTCTTCAGCATAACATTTTTGATGATCATTATGTTTACAATGACAGGCACTACATTTAATATTATTAACACCTGCTTTCTTAGGTGCAGCATTAAATTCTGTCGCAAATTCGGCGTCTGCTTTTAAATCTTGATCAGCAAAGCTTTTACATAATGTTTCATCTGTTGTTAATGCATGTGTTCCTCGAACATTGACAACTCCAGCATAGCAATTTCCATTATTATCATTATGTACACAATTATGTGCACCGCATTTGATTGACATAATACAACCTCCATTTGTGGCAACTATATAGTTTACCTCATGTATTTTCCCCTTTATTGATACAAAATATTCTCCTTTCATGAAGATAAAATTGATACAAAACGATTTTTTTACTTAAAATTTGACTTTTTTTATTTCTATAATCATTTTACTTTTCAAATCAAAAATTGCATGTTAAAATAAAGTCACTTTTATAAGTTAGACCTTATTTGAACGTTTTGTAGGTAGGTAGGTTTAGAAAGTTATAAAAGAAGTATAGGTAGAAACATTTAACAAAAAAGTTAAATGCTTGGTAGAACAGTAGGAGGAATTGAATATGAGTCAACAAGCAACAACTGCGAAACGTGACGGATTTAGTTCACGTTTTGGACTAATCGCAGCTGCTGCAGGTTCAGCAGTTGGTCTAGGAAACATTTGGAAGTTCCCGTACATCGTAGGAGAAAACGGTGGATCAGCCTTTATTTTAGTTTATTTAATTTCAATTTTAGCAGTAGGGATTCCAGTTTTATTGGCTGAGTTCATTATTGGACGCCGCGGTCAGGCCAATGCGGTTCGTTCATTTAAAAAGATTGCACCCAACACGAAATGGTCAGCAATTGGATGGATGGGAATTATTAGTGCCTTCATGATTTTAGGTTTCTATACAGTCATTGCAGGATATACCATCCATTATTTCATTTTAACCATTACTAATTCATTTGCTGGAATGTCAGCAGCACAAATTACTGACACTTTTAATAACTTCTCATCAAGTTCAACACCAATCATTTATACAGTGATTTTCATTATCTTATCACTTGCTATTTTATTTGGTGGAATCAAAGATGGAATTGAGAAATACACTAAAATATTAATGCCTGGACTTGTTGGAATTATCGTTTTATTAGTTATTCGTGCTATCACATTACCGGGAGCAGGTGAAGGAATTCAGTTCTTATTAAAACCAGATTTTAGTGAATTATCAATAAAGGCTATTTTAGATGCTTTAGGACACTCATTCTTCTCACTAAGTGTTGGAATGGGGACGATGTTAACATACGGTTCTTACATTAGTAAAAAAGAAAACTTAACATCCGTAACTTTCTCAATTGCAGCAGCAGATACAATGATTGCTTTACTTGCTGGACTAGCCATCTTCCCAGCTGTATTCGCATTTGGTATTGATCCAACAGCCGGACCTGGTTTAGTCTTCATTACTTTACCAAATGTCTTCTTACAAATGCCTGGTGGAGTTATCTTCGGTGCGTTATTCTTCTTATTATTATTTATTGCAGCTTTAACTTCAGTTGTCTCAATCTTCGAAGTTATCATCGCTTATGTTACGGAAGAATTAAAAGTTAACCGTCGTAAAGCAATGGGATTAACAACATTAGCAGTTATTGTAATCTCAACATTCTGTGCTTTATCACAAACATCGGATTCAGCTTTAGTCTTCAATGGGCATACATTATTTGATTGGATGGATTTATTATCAGCTAACGTATTACTTCCAATTGGTGGATTATTAATCATGATTTTCTTAGGATTTATCATGAAAAAATCTGACATTAAAGATGAATTACAACAAGGATCAAAATCAATTAAAAATACAATGGCTTACATCACAGTGACAAAATTTGTTGCACCTGTCGCTATTGCTATCGTATTCTTAACTGGAATCCAAGCCTTATTTAGCTAAGCAATTCTAAAAACTGTTTCATGATGAAACAGTTTTTTTATGCATTATTTCATATATCTAACATTAATCTTTCAATATACTTTGACATTTTCCGTTCATAATAATTATGAAGACAGTAATTCAATTCATATGAGGAGGTCAATAGACATGAATAATCATCAATTAGTTCAACTTTTAAAATTTACTAATCTATATCTATTTTTTCAAAATTCATCTGTATTATTCTCCTCCTTTACTAAAAAAATACGTCAAATGATTTTATTTGAAGATGAATAACATAAAAAAAGAGAAAGTTTTGGCTTTCTCTTTTTCTGTTATTCGTGAACAGTAACAACAAACTTTAATTGTTCTAACTTCTAACAAAACTTTCTGATGAGGTATTTTTAATGTTACTAAAATCCCCATCTTCATCAACCTCTAAATCTCATAATAAAACACGAAGAAATCCATACATTCCTCCCTTAATACCTTCATTTCATATAGTTAAACATTCCACTCTGCCAATCCTAAAAACACAAAAAGAAAGTTTTCAGTTTTAACAACCTCACTCAATAAAATTATTAAAAATATTGATTGAAATCTTAGCTAATTGATGCTCATTCAAATAAATCTTAATTAGATCATTTACTGTATCAATTAACCCTCTTTATAAATCCGATAGAATGACTCATCCTCCAAACACTATCTTTCTCAAAAAAATATCCGATTATTTCATGCGATAAAACTCATCTGGCTGACATCCAATTTGACTAATATACAATTTACGAGTAAAAGCTTTTATTTTATCCAGATGTTCTTCCACCATTTTTTCACCAACTGCTTCCAATGCTTTTATATTTTTTATACTGGCATTATCCATATGAGGACTGACATCAAATTGACTTAAATCTGGTTCAATTCTAAAATATTGATCCCGAATATGCTGGCACCGATACAGGACTTTTAATTGATGATCAACGGTCTGAGAACCTGCTGAACCATAAATATCAATGACAGGGACCACCCATCCCACTTTTCCCCATCTTTTAGATGATTCATACGGATACGTTTTACCTTTAGAACCTGTCCCTAATGACAAAATCATAATATCATCTGGTGACGGTTGAAAAGGAAACTTACAAGCTTCAACATAAGCGCATAACGCAGGATTATTCGCAAACATTCCCCCATCAATTAAGGAGTATGACTCTTCTTTAGACTGATTATTTAACTTAGCAACCGGAAAATACGTAGGAGCAGCTGTTGAAGCCCGAATCACCTCTCGAACTAAAAAATTTTTATCAACCTCTCGATAAGCATTCATCTGATTAAAAAAAATGGCTTCCCCATGTTCCACATCATACGCTGGAAACAAACATGGTTTCACCAAATCTTCTAACCGTAAGTCACCAAAATAATCAGCTAACATCTTTTCAAGCTTTTCAGCCTTATATAAAGGACTCGTTAAGCCAAAATAATCTATGATTTGCGTTTTCCATGACCGTTCAAACATTTCACCTCCATGAGCTAAGTACAAATCTAATACCTCTTTAGCACTATACTTTGCATGAGTACTTCCAAAACCATCTGGACAAAGATACAAGCCTGCTAAGATACTTCCTGTACTCGTTCCAGCAATCAAATCAAAATAATCACTAATTCTTGTATTGGGATTTTTACTATACTCTTGCAACAACTCTTCTATCTTTATCATAATTTTAGCTGGAATAATTCCGCGTATTCCACCTCCATCAATCGATAGCACTCGAATTTTCCTTTTCATCTCTATCCCCCTCCTACTAATTAATATATGAGCATATATACAATATAATAATTAATCATTCCATATCAGATGTGCCTGACTATTTATATCCTTTATTAAACTGGATAGGCGAAAAACTGGCCTTATCTTTTCATCTTAGAAGGATTTTTATTTTTAATAGCATACTAATAGCTTTCTGAACCACAGGCATAGTAAGTGATTGTCAAATATACAAAAAAGAGACTAGCAACTAGTCCCTTATAAAATATCAGGTAATAATTCGATATAAAAATCAGAAAAATCATTTTGTAATGCCTCTTCTAATAAATCCTGAACTTTAGAATACAACCTAACCGATACATAATCATCATTAGGAAGTACATAAATAGAAATCCAAATCTTTCTGCCTGTGCGCACTACATCATACGTTGTTTCATGCAAATGATACGACTTTAGAATGGGTTCACATTTGTCTTTAATTAATACCATTGTTTCCTCTTCAGGAGCCATTAAAAAAATATCTCTCATCGCTGTTAAAACGGCACGAATTGGTAACGGTAAAATAAAACACGACAAAAAAATCGCAATGATTTGATCTAAATAAGGCAACAAAGCATCGAACCAAGGATGACTAACAAATGTAGGAACCAAAAAAGCAACTGACATCCCAAAACTTGCAATCGCATCAATGGACCACTCCATCATTTCTGTTTTCAAAATAGGGGAATTTGAATCTCGATTTAAGCGCCTCAATATTAAGATTACAATCACACTCAAACCTGCTGCAAACAACTCAAAATAAGCAATTTGCGTAAACTGAATATCACGCCCCCCATGAAACATCAACTGTACATTGTTTACGACAAGTGCCACTGTCACAGAAGCTAACACAAACCCTTTAATCGCAATAAACAACGATTCAACTTGCGAATAACCATAAGGTTGTTTTTCACTGACTGGCTTATAAAGTAGTGGAACAAGCTTTAATGAAAATAAGATCATCATCAACTCTGATGCATCATAAATTGAATCCATTAAAACAGCTTGCGACTTTGACAGAATAGCCATCAGAAGCTCCGCTAATACAAATAAAACCCCTGCTCCTAAAGAAATTTTCAAAGCTATTCGTTCTCTCTTCTCTTCTAAGCGCCTATCCATTCTTTCACAACTTTCTTTATCATTTTATATTCTATTATATTAAAGTAAATGAAAAATTACGCATAAAAAAATCGATACTAATATAAAAACGTTCTTTTAGACAACTATATCTAATTAAAAAACAACAAAAAAGACATCCCGGTGAGGATGTCCTTCATGATATTAAATGGTGCGGGTGACAGGAGTTGAACCTGCACACCAAAGGTACTAGAGCCTAAATCTAGCGCGTCTGCCAATTCCGCCACACCCGCAATTTGATTACTTTTTTATTATATCATCTTTTCAATAAAAAACAAGTAGAAAATAAAAAAAATGGTGTCCTGCAGAGGACTCGAACCTCTGACCCTCTGATTAAAAGTCAGATGCTCTACCAACTGAGCTAGCAGGACACAATTTAATTGGCTGGGCTAGCTGGATTCGAACCAGCGCATGACGGAGTCAAAGTCCGTTGCCTTACCGCTTGGCTATAGCCCATTTTTTCTTATTGTCTAGCAACACTCGCATAACACTTGTAAAGTTCAATAATGATTCATAACTTTTAGTTATTTTATCATTCTTTTCACT is a window from the Turicibacter bilis genome containing:
- a CDS encoding DUF4430 domain-containing protein, yielding MKLNVKKALIALVAIVAVVVIGFTISPMSKQEGEKSITITILNDESKETLLDNKVLKTDAESLGEVLVQYKDELQLEAEESEYGLYITGFLGLSAKENGATGPWWMYSYESPSQGLEMPIGQAPGVDSLMIHDGDMVTFSYTSNMGW
- a CDS encoding ATP:cob(I)alamin adenosyltransferase, with protein sequence MSQNWDLIAYPFLNEKGRLVDHEVLTDTLSSTLGMICSLSTPLKEETWWLMEMVLHLNGSIRGRLAVSEEDLNKGLDMLHTLKEKNKERLNRFVYPTGHEVSSWYHIARCQAKQVVRNLYLLEQDGLDVPQLVIDFANLIANLLFAFSVEVNAVFEVDEVEFISKSY
- a CDS encoding aldo/keto reductase, with the protein product MKKTQLGKSDLMVSQIALGCMGLGGEWDAKIPLTKSDEVAAIKAVEAALEQGINFFDHADIYKGGKAETVFSSIWDAKLVDRESIFIQSKCGIRLMNDLYEGSAPHYDFSYEHIMHSVDGILSRLKVDYLDSLLLHRPDTLMEPEEVAKAFSKLKESGKVRYFGVSNHNGAQIDFLQSYLDEPLVANQMELSLLQSNLIDEGLNVNSLVNPLDYRSQGTLEYCRHHQITLQAWSPLAGGSLTKEEVSSEHEEMIKLIQLYANEYGVSREAIMVAWLLRHPAQIQPIVGTKTPARLQAICEAMKVTLTREQWYRLYNSGLGRKLL
- a CDS encoding helix-turn-helix domain-containing protein, which translates into the protein MKKVCQKCLHELEVKTTSIQSGFGNLKLHIEGITVYVCPCCGDTTLESTDVLVLQKLSETLSESGAKKRTQSLVTKEDEREILTLSEVASLLRVSHQTIYNMIKDGRLKGHKVGREWRFIKKDIDAYILSEQKQSFDDLLKV
- a CDS encoding zinc ribbon domain-containing protein, producing MEKVCQSCGLPLNERILGNENNGTFSQEYCYLCYRNGKFILPNLTIDEMKQQISKIVNQSPGNKFQKWLTKQVLCLQLKTLKRWK
- a CDS encoding 5'-nucleotidase produces the protein MAYDLSDKLVVAISSRALFDLEHENQIFENNGIEAYTHYQIEHENTVLPKGTAFPLIEALLSLNEKFEEPIVEVIILSSNSPETGLRVFNSISEYGLDIVRAAFTGGEAKHPYLEAFNIDLFLSRNEKEVQDAIDQGVAAALVYDAPRDYHPNQKEIRIAFDADAVVFSDESELIYKQEGLEAFYENENANAENAMNEGPFAKLLKTLSKIKEKDDSLLKIAIVTARNSPAHKRVILTLRKWGCKIDEMFFLGGVAKDKVLKAFNAHIFFDDQDYHVGPASQLIPSGRVPYKSDSKLHQFQQHQVEQQPEYHENHEHYEHHGEQS
- a CDS encoding 5'-nucleotidase; protein product: MEMLKIGVDLRAVFQMNEVCEGTYVKGVLFSFLQQLMKFNHQIIEIFIFSADNPSISPMVFESLSVHQLNIDQVIFTGGESLISYLQALEVEVYFSADEFMVAKAQAVGILAGVISNKIPISTLSIAFDHRLFLDQVTYSGLGKWIPLLGYIQQQDKQSLSIELMTTRSYSVDRWIKELFKDAQCKINAVCFIASGKGADLMELYNVHIYFEGEQREPLSPLPNSECILNIDF
- a CDS encoding DUF1540 domain-containing protein, whose translation is MSIKCGAHNCVHNDNNGNCYAGVVNVRGTHALTTDETLCKSFADQDLKADAEFATEFNAAPKKAGVNNIKCSACHCKHNDHQKCYAEDVQINHVTASCETFEQH
- a CDS encoding sodium-dependent transporter; the protein is MSQQATTAKRDGFSSRFGLIAAAAGSAVGLGNIWKFPYIVGENGGSAFILVYLISILAVGIPVLLAEFIIGRRGQANAVRSFKKIAPNTKWSAIGWMGIISAFMILGFYTVIAGYTIHYFILTITNSFAGMSAAQITDTFNNFSSSSTPIIYTVIFIILSLAILFGGIKDGIEKYTKILMPGLVGIIVLLVIRAITLPGAGEGIQFLLKPDFSELSIKAILDALGHSFFSLSVGMGTMLTYGSYISKKENLTSVTFSIAAADTMIALLAGLAIFPAVFAFGIDPTAGPGLVFITLPNVFLQMPGGVIFGALFFLLLFIAALTSVVSIFEVIIAYVTEELKVNRRKAMGLTTLAVIVISTFCALSQTSDSALVFNGHTLFDWMDLLSANVLLPIGGLLIMIFLGFIMKKSDIKDELQQGSKSIKNTMAYITVTKFVAPVAIAIVFLTGIQALFS
- a CDS encoding patatin-like phospholipase family protein; protein product: MKRKIRVLSIDGGGIRGIIPAKIMIKIEELLQEYSKNPNTRISDYFDLIAGTSTGSILAGLYLCPDGFGSTHAKYSAKEVLDLYLAHGGEMFERSWKTQIIDYFGLTSPLYKAEKLEKMLADYFGDLRLEDLVKPCLFPAYDVEHGEAIFFNQMNAYREVDKNFLVREVIRASTAAPTYFPVAKLNNQSKEESYSLIDGGMFANNPALCAYVEACKFPFQPSPDDIMILSLGTGSKGKTYPYESSKRWGKVGWVVPVIDIYGSAGSQTVDHQLKVLYRCQHIRDQYFRIEPDLSQFDVSPHMDNASIKNIKALEAVGEKMVEEHLDKIKAFTRKLYISQIGCQPDEFYRMK
- a CDS encoding cation diffusion facilitator family transporter produces the protein MDRRLEEKRERIALKISLGAGVLFVLAELLMAILSKSQAVLMDSIYDASELMMILFSLKLVPLLYKPVSEKQPYGYSQVESLFIAIKGFVLASVTVALVVNNVQLMFHGGRDIQFTQIAYFELFAAGLSVIVILILRRLNRDSNSPILKTEMMEWSIDAIASFGMSVAFLVPTFVSHPWFDALLPYLDQIIAIFLSCFILPLPIRAVLTAMRDIFLMAPEEETMVLIKDKCEPILKSYHLHETTYDVVRTGRKIWISIYVLPNDDYVSVRLYSKVQDLLEEALQNDFSDFYIELLPDIL